GGGTATACTCACTGTTTCCACCCCGACCACTTATGAGGTGCAGCATCGTGCTGGGGTAGAGCGGCTTTTCAGCGGCTTAGGGCAGGCAGCTAATTTTGGAACTGTAGAGATCTATACCCAAATAAAGATCATGAAGGTTGAGTAATTTTTGAATGTTTGCCCTGCTTCATCGTTCAGAGAAACGACCTTGTGAAGCGGGGCAAACACTTAACGTTATGGCACAGTGGCTTCCAGAGTTGTTGCGCTGGCAAGTATGCAGCATACCTTATCCGAGCACACCTTTTACCGGCAGAGTACGCCTTTATCCATTGCGCTAGTTCGGAACTTCTGTTTTAGCGGTACAGGTTTGGGAAGTCAGCCAGATGTTTGCCTGCCAATGTAGTGCGTGACGCTTCGTGGCCTTAGCTTATCCGGGGGTGTCCATGTTTAGATATTCTGTCAGATCATAATTGTTACCCATCATCAGCGCAATACTTGCCGGAATACGTGATGAAGCAGGGGTTGAAGGGTGATGTTGCTTTATATTATCTATTTCAAGGGTTTGGAAAGAGGGCATCCTCAAAAAGACTGTTAATCAGAAAGTAGATTTGGACCTGTTCCCTCACTATCAATGAGCTGGAAAACAGCTTCCGCTTTTATACTTGTAGTAAACAGCCTGTACCTACAAGAGCTCCCATGATCTTAGAAGAAGGAATTTTTGGTGTTATATTAATCTAGATTATTAATGTAATAATTCAAAAATACCCAGAAGTAGGTATAGGTTTATTCACATGGCTCTAGCTAAATTGCCATTATTTCAATGTATAATTATTATCTTGAGGAGCTACTTTATTAGTCAGATTGGCTTGCTTAATTGAATCACTTTGCAAACAATAACTTTATGCCAGTAACTATACGAAAGCAGGCAAGACTTAAGTATATACCTATACTACTTCTAGTATTTACTGTTCTTTTCTGCAAAGGGCCCGAGCCCGAGCCTAGTCCTAATCCAACCCCGGCTTCCGGTATAATTGACAAGGTAGCGTTGCAAACCGGAGAAATACTGCTCCATGGGTCAACCCCGGAGTTGATCATGGCGCCTAATGAACAGACTTCTGTTACCATTAGTCAAATGAGCTTAAACTCAATTGATTCTTCTCCTAAAAACATTGCGTTGAACAGCTCTGACCCCAACGTGGTAACGGTAACGTCAGAGGGAAAAGTCAAAGCTGTTTCTAACGGCAGTGCTTTTATTGTTGGAAGTGACAAGGAAGGAAACAAAGCGGTATTTTCAGTAACAGTACGCACCAATGACCTCCCTGCCTTGACAGAACCTGTATTTAGTAACTTTGATAAGCCTATCTTGATTGTAAATATGGAAAAGGCTGAATCTGTAAAACCAATTATCCTAAACCGGTTAGGTCAGCCTTTGCAAGTACCGTATTCCTTAGGCTTCCAGTCCGGCAACACAAGTAAAGACGTAGCAGAAAATAGTCCTCCCAATTACCCTCAGGAGGGCATTTACAATCTAGCGGTTAAGGCGGGAGATAAGGAGTTGGTGGGAAATACACCCGTAATTTTATATACCCCAAGCAAGTCCTCTTTAGCAGAAATAAAGCCTAGAATGATAGGAGCTAGTTTGGAGTGGGGCAGGTATCCTAGTCATTTCAATAGGAATGGGCTGCAATCGCAACCGGTCAGAGGATTAGTCTACCGTTTAATTCCTAAGACATCAAATGGCAGAGTAGAGTTGTTACTAAACATTTCAGAAGAGGATGTCACTGTTGAAACAGAAGACAATACTGTTATCTCAGCCAATGGCTCCACTATTACGTCAGTAAAAGCAGGGATAGGAAAATGGCGGGTGAAGCAGGAAGACTATATTGGTCCTTGGAAAAATAGTCAGGTTTTCTATGATTTCTCTGGAGACTGGATTTGCAGCAATAATAAAAAGGGCTTCAGCATCCATATGGAGGTTCCTGAGGTAGTTGGTAGAATTTACCACAGAGGTGTTCAGGGTAACTATACAGCTTTTTTTCAACTCTATGAATTATGGGCGAATTGGTACATCCAGCGGGATTTAGCGAAGGCCCAATTCGTGAACCTGGTAACAAAAGAGGTCTCCAAAATTTCTAATGCTAAGATAGGTCCACTCTCAGCTTGTACCATCTGCTCTTATCCGACCGAACTTCAAAGACAGGGATGGTCTTACGGTGAACTGCACACGAGTTATGATAATACGCGGGGGGTGTTAACCTACATCAATGATGATGAATTCATGATGGCGGATGGGACGTTGAATGGACCCATATTCAAAAGGGGGAAAGTTGATTTGGCAAACCCCACAAATGTACCTACCTCAGTTGTAACAACCACCCCTGCCAGCATTGATGCCGTCTCTGCAGTCTTGGGAGGTACTGTAAGTGGATCTCCTGAGATTGTAGAAAGAGGGATTATCATTGATACAACTCCAAACCTTACTGTGGAGAGAAGAAACACGTTTCAAGAAGGTGCCGGAAACGGGGAGTTTGTAACAAAGGTTTCTGGATTTTCAGCGGATACCAGGTATTATGTCAATGCTTATGCTAAATCAGCAACAGGTGTAATTACATACGGTAATGAGTTAAGTTTTAAAACTACTGGTACGGGACCCGGTACTGGTGCTGGACCCGGTGCTGGAACCGGACCAGGTACCGGAACTGGTACATCCAAGGAAATCATAGTTGACACAGAGCTGAAAGGTGAGGCATACGAAAAGGTGGGTTTCTCCTTTACGCTTCCTGCCGGCGTCAAGACGATGGAGATAAGGACAGTTGAAAGTGCGACTGCCTACTGGAACACCGCGGACCTGTTTGTAAGAAAAGGTTCTGCCCCCGTTGTAGCAGGCCCGAAGCCGCCCACCTGGACCCCTGCCTATTCTTGGACGGCTGACTGTCATAGCACCGAACCTAACAGGTCTGAGGAAGTTTGCCCTTTCACGAACCCCGGAGCCGGCACCTGGTACGTAACGCTTTACGGGTATAATACTTATTTCCGTTCTCGTGTGATAATTACAATCACGAAGTGATAATTTCAGGCAGCGTAGGTTTATTACCTAGGCTGCCTGAAATGGGGCTAGGTAGAGCTGAAACCAAGGCATCACCAGAAGTGCAAGAAGTACTCGGATGCGGGTATACCGTACGGCTATATTGACTTTATACATTAGGACTTCTGGTACTGCTAGCAATGCGGTTTAAGTCGGTTGTGGACCAGTCAAAGGAAGGTATGTGTTCACTCAATTCTCCACCATTGAAAAGAAAGGAGGAGCCGGTACGCGTATAAGAAGTAACTATAAAAACAAGCTAAGAACTGCAAGTAGGGCTGGGTTTTAGGTTGTGGCATGGAAACAAGAAAACCTGTCATGGAATAGGGCGCTTTCCCGAATGTGGCGGAACGGCAGCGGGACGAGAACCGGGGGTGATTAAAAGGGACGTCCACGCTGGGCGACCCGGACGGGGACGGGGACTACGATGTGCTGTATTCCTTCGGGGCCCGCTCCTTCAGCATCTGGCCAGGTATACGACAGCGGCGGCGAGGTCGGCAAACTCCTGGCGACGGCTTCCTTTTACCCCGACGACCGGAGCGACGACAAAGGAGCTGAGCCTGAAGGCGTAGCCGTGGGACGCGTAAACGACGGAACCATCGCTTTCGTGGGCGCTGAGCTGGCGGACGCCGTGCTGGTGTACGATGTGTCGAACCCGGGCAGGCCGGAGTTCCTGCAGGTACTGCGAACGGGCGATGCCCCGGAGGGAATAATTTTCATACCGGCCGGTGAGGGCCCCGGCCAAAGGAGCCTGCTGGTGGTCAGATCCGAGAATGACGGGACAGTGAAGGTATTCGAGGCCGGCGCCATGAGGTAACAGGGCGGGTAGGTAACACCATCTCAGAGCGTTGGTGCAGTCTAAAAGATGCTTTGCAGCGCCGCTTCGAGGTTTAGAGGCGGCGCTGCTTTTTTTAGTGCCCTGTCAGTTTGAATTTCTGCAGAAAGGAGGACTGGAGGAACCTTGCCTGTAGTAGCTCCTGCTTCGGTGCCTGAAAGCAGTGCTGAAGAAATGATTGTTCCGGTTAAAGTTGATATAAGAGCCGGTCCGTTTTGTAAAAAAAATTGTGCGGCTCTTTTTTTGTATTTTCTACGGTAAGTGTAACAGCTTGTTTTGTTAGATGACTCATACAATTTCTTTGCAACCGTTGAAGAGAGAGTAGCTGTAAAGAATATTTTAACAGTGAAGTTACAGCCCTTTACTTAATCATCAATTGGTCATTTGAACCTCTCCAATACATGTGGTATGTAACTAAAGTCAATGAACTTTTTAAGACAATGTCTAACATTTATTAAAAAGTGCGTTTAAACTATTCTAAACCACTCTTATGTTAACCTTAATAATCCAACGGACTCACAAGAAGCCTCTCTACGCTGCGTAGAGAGGCTTTTTTGCTTTACGGTGCTGCATTTAGAGCAGGCACTCGATACAACAGCCGACAAAGAGTGGCGCACGCCCAGATTCTCAAAATCCAAAAATAGATAACTGTCTGGCACGTAATGCGATGCACCTGGTGGTTTCCATCTTCGTTGCGGAAAGGCTGCGTGCAAGAACCTACTGCAGAACGATCCTCCATCACTCTGGCACGATCCTCACGCACATTTAAACTTCACTTTCATTTTTCGATGGGAAGGCTGGTGTGGGCAACGAGTTATTAAGACCTGCCTTGTTACCGCTACACGTTGCCATCCATAGGCATAGGTAGTGGTTTTTCTAATTACGACAATCTGGTGTTAACCCTATGGACTAATTGAAATCGTATTATTAAAGTATTTAGAATAAATCTAAATTGTAATTGTTTGAACCTCATTTCCTTTTACCTTTGCAGTAGTTTGTAACTATTCTAAATAAGGAACAGGTGTGCAACAGCATTCAATACATATAAAAGCGTTTTTTAGTCTTTTGGCTTTATTCTGTTTCGCCCACACCGCCTGGGCACAGGAACTGGAGAAGGCAAGCGTGTCCGGCAACGTGAGTGCCTCCACAGGCGAAGCACTTGCCGGCGTTACTGTGGTACTAAAAGAGACCGGTATAGGCACGGCAACCAACGCTGATGGCGAGTTTGAGGTGGCAGGCATCACTCCCGGGAATTATGTGCTGCAGTTCAGCTTTGTGGGATTCGAGACACAGGAGAAAGCTGTACAGCTAAAGGCATCGCAAAGAGAAACGGTAAGTATAAACCTCCGGGAGAAGTCCTTTGAAGTAAAGGGTGTTGAGGTAATTGGGAAGTCCGCTGCCCGCCTGCTAAACGAGCAAGCTTACGCGGTTACCGCCGTTTCTACCAAGGAGCTGCAGAACAGCGTGGCGGATGCAAGGCAGGTCCTTAACCGCGTATCAGGTGTACGGGTACTGGAAGAAGGAGGATTGGGGTCAAATCTAAGCTTCACCCTGAATGGCTTTTCGGGAGACCAGGTGAAGTTCTTCCTGGATGGCGTTCCAATGGGCAGCTTCGGGACATCCCTTCGTCTAAGCGATATTCCTGTTAATACCATTGAAAGAATAGAGGTATACAAAGGAGTTGTGCCGGTTTGGCTGGGTACCGATGCGCTGGGTGGCGCTGTGAACATCATCACAAACAAAAAGAGCAACTTTCTCGATGCCTCCTACTCCATCGGATCTTTCAACACACACCGCCTGTCGCTGAACGGAGCCCGCACCAATCCTAAAACCGGCTTCACTGTCAGGGCAAACGCCAACTACAATTACTCCGATAACAACTACAGAGTATGGGTGCCGATCACAGCGGGAAACAACGTGGTCGATTCAGCTGAGGTAGAGCGGTTCCATGACCGCTACCGCTCGGGCAACATGATGCTGGAAACGGGATTGGTGAACAAGAAGTATGCAGATCAGCTTCTTGTGGGAGTGATTGCCGCAGCCAACGACCAGCAGGTGCAGACAGGCACCACCATGAGCAGTGTGTACGGCGGCATTGTCCGGAACAGCCGCTCGCTGGTACCCACCCTCAAGTATAGCAAAGACAACCTGTTGGTAGATGGCCTGAATGTGAGTCTTTACAGCGCGTACAGCATTACGGAATCCCAAATTATCGATACCCTAAGCGGGGTTACCTACAACTGGAGGGGGGAGGCAACGTATGTGCCCGGATCAAATGATGCCGAGAATCCATCCAGGAAAGCAACTTTCACAACCCTCTACGACAATGAACTCAACAGCCAGCTAAATGCTGGGTACGCCATCAGCCCGAAGCACTCGCTGGCCATTAACTATGCCCTGACAAACTTCCACAGGAAGGCGTTTGACACCGAGGACCCCGATAAGATCCAGAACAAGTTTCCGAACACCCTGAGCAAGCAGGTGGTGGGTGTCGCCTATAAGTATGATCCGACTGAAAAATGGAGTACCACCCTTTTTAGCAAGCTATACCTGCTCAGGGCAAAGACCAGCAAGGAGTATGATTTCGGCACTGACACCCGCCGCGTAGCTTCCTACGAGAACAGTAACAAAAGCTTTGGCTATGGTGTTGCCACCTCTTATTTCCTGCTTCCCCAGTTGCAGCTGAAAGCATCGTACGAGCATACGTACCGCATGCCCTGGGCCTCGGAGATTTTCGGCGATGGTCTGTTTGTCTTGCCTAACCCGGAGCTGGGACCGGAGCAGAGCGACAATTTCAATGCAGGGGCCGCCTACGGCTTCAAGTTGTCGCAGGACCACCAGTTTAACATCGAGAGCAGCTTTATCTACCGCAAGGCAAAAGACCTGATTTACCAGGTGGTGAGCGGAAGCCCCGAGACGTACTATAGCAACCTGAGCAAAACACGCACGCTGGGCGTGGAGGGAAGTATGAAGTATGCGTGGCGGGATATCCTGCACCTGGGCGGCGGGGCCACGTTTCAGGACATCACCGACCAGGCTGAAACTGTGTTCAGCCTTTACTCCGGCTACCAGCGCAACTTCCAGCAAGGCTACCGGCTGCCAAACACGCCCTACTTCTTTGCGAACGCCAACGCGGGGTTTACCTTCCGAAATGCGCTGGCGAAGGAGTCTGTCTGGAACGTGAACTATTACTATAATTTCGTGGAGCAGTATTTCCTGAGCTGGGCGAAGCTTGGCTCCCGCGACTCCAAGAAGATTATCCCGACGCAGTCGTCGCACAACCTCGAAATTTCCTGTAGCCTGAGCCAGGGCAAGTATAACATCTCCGCTGAAGTCCGCAACCTGACGGATGCGCGGCTTTACGATAAATATTACCTGCAAAAACCCGGGCGCGCCTTTTACCTGAAGGTGAGGTACGTCCTCTAAATCTATACTACCAATTTTATAACCAGAGCAAAAAATATGTTTTCGATCAAAAAAGCAAGACAGCTGGCACTGCCTATTCTGAGCCTTTGTGCATCTGTTGCCTTTACCTCCTGCGACAGTGAATCGGATAACCCGACGCCTGTTGAAGCGAACCCGTTTGTGGTGTCGCTTGCCGTGGCGGGCAGCGATGGTGTTTTTACCTATTACACCGTTCCGTTTGAGGATGTGATGAGCGGCACCCTTTCTGCCGTGGGGCAGGGCGTTGAGCAGCCGGGCTACTATGAGTTCACGCAGTTTGACAACACCATCTACAGCATCGGCGGACTTGACAACAAGGATGTGGTGGGTATTTCGCAGGGGGAGGACGGACAGTTGCAGCGCATCGGAAACGTGTCGTTCGAAAGCGGCCTTGCCGACCTTATCGAAGTAGACGCGAACACCCTGCTGGGCCTGGAGTTGTCTTCCGGTTCAGACATGGTGAAATTCCATACCATTGATGCCAATGCGGTAACTGTAACCAATACCAGGCAGCGCCCGGTTTCCGATATTACAAACTTGAGGGTTCCGGCCTACGCGGGCATGCGCATCAGCGGCAACCACCTTTTCCTGAGCTACTACATCAGCGACCCGGCTACTTTTAACACCGCTTACACCGATAAGGCGCAGGTAGCTGTTTATACTTACCCGGGGCTGGAGTTTGTGAAGGTAATAGAGGACGAGCGCACCGGCCCGATTGGGGGCTTTAACACCAAGTCGGGACTTATTAAGGATGAGAAAGGGGATATCTATGCACTTTCTCACTCTAACCCGGCAAACGGCTACAGCCAGACCACCAGAGACGGCGGCATCCTGCGCATCAGAAGCGGCGAGGCAGCATTTGATCAGAACTATTTCTTTGATGTGGAGGAAGTAACCGGAGGCAAGAACATCGCGCACCTGAAGTATCTGGGTAACGGAAAAGCCCTTGCCGAAATCAACACGGCAGCCAATACGGACCAGGTAAGATGGTCGGATGGCCCCCTGCGCACAGCCATTGTAGACTTGTACAACAAAACAGTTACGTACATCGACGGTATTCCTGAGCATCCGGGCCACGGCAGAAGACTGTCTGCCCTGCACAACGAGAGCTTCGTGTACATGGCTATCCAGCACAATGACAAGCGAAACTTTGTGTACAAAATAGACCTGCAGAACAACACAGCCACCAAGGGCGCTGAAGTAAACGCCAACTTTGTAGCTGGCTTCTTCAGGCTGTAATACCTGATCAGAAAATACCTGGCAGCTTCACCGTAGAAAGGTGAAGCTGCTGTTTTCTTTAAGAATTTTTGTGTTGCGTACAGATGAACAGCAAAAAGAAGAATAGCCGGAGTGCTTTGAGAAAGCTGAATGATTGGCTGCACCTTTGGCTGGGCCTTGGCTCAGGCATTGTAGTATTTATCGTCAGCATCACGGGGTGTTTCTATGCCTTTCAGCAGGAAATAAAAGATGCCCTAGAGCCCTGGCGCTTTGTGGAGGTGCAGCATAAGCCTTTTGTGCCACCAAGCCAGCTGCTGGATACGGCTCAGACCTACATGCCCGGCCAAACACCCACAGGTCTGACGTACAGCAACCAGGAAGGCGCTGCGGCTGTAGGCTATGAGGGCCTCGAGAATGGAAAGCATACCTTTACGGCTGTCTTTATGAATCCCTATACCGGAGAGTTCCTGCAAAAGCAGCAGGCGCTGGGGGAGGGGCAGTTCGACTTTTTCCAGTTTGTGCTGGATGGCCACCGGGCACTTTGGCTGCCGTACGAAATAGGCCGCCCGATTGTGGGAATCGCTACGCTTATTTTTCTGGTGCTGCTTGTAACGGGCCTGGTGATGTGGTGGCCCCGGAAGTGGAATAAGACCAATGTCAAAAAGAGCTTTAACATTAAGTGGAACGGCAGTTTTAAGCGCGTAAACTACGACCTGCACAACGTGGTTGGCTTTTACAGCCTGCTCTTCGCCTTTGTACTGGCGGTAACGGGCCTGGTGTGGAGCTTCGGATGGTTTGCAGATTCCCTATACTATGTTACCTCCGGCGGAGAAGCCATGCCGGTTCACAGTCACCCGCACTCAGATGTCTCCAGAGCCGGAATGGCAAGCGATACCGTTTCAGCACTGGACAAAGCCTGGTACAAAACCCTGGCCCAGGAGCCAGACGCGCAGGGTTTCTTTATGACTCCTACACTGGAGCACGCGGACGATGCCATCGAAGTGATTGCCTACCAGGACCATGGCTCCTGGTATAACCGGAATGAGTATTATTATGACCGGTACACGCTGGAGCACTACCGTGTGAAAGGAGATAAGTATGAGGAGGCCAGTTTTGCAGACCAGCTCTACATGCTCAACTACGACATTCATATTGGGGCGGTGTGGGGCTTGCCAGGTAAAGTACTTGCTTTCTTTTTAAGTTTGATTTGTGCCAGCCTGCCTGTAACGGGCTTCTTGGTGTGGTGGAATAAAAAGAAGAAGCCAAAAGCAAGTATAACTGCGGCCGATCACCAGCGCAAGATGAAACCACAAGCCGGTATCGCCAAAGTATAGTGAACCAGGAAAAAGCGGTGCTATCTGCAGCTAGTGTTGGTTCCTGAGGAGCCGCCCGGTTCAGCAACAGTGCCCTTTCGGCCGGAGGCAAATAATAGAAAGTATAAGAAGTTATAAGGCACTACCCCAGTGTCTCCGGAAGTCCAGAAATAGTATGCCCGCCGCAACACTGGCCGTAGGCATCAGCCGTGCAGCACCCTGTTCTCTTTTTCCGACTCCTCATCATTGTTCACCACCACTATTAGCTTGGCGAGGGGGTCCAGCACGGTGGTCCCGCTCAGAGTAACCTATGCTGCGCCTCCTGCAGCTGCGCCCTCTGGCCTGGGCGTTTAATGTTCCGTCAGGATGCTGCTTGGCCGCTGTATGTTTACATATATACGGCCTGAGGCTATTGGATATTCCTTTCAAGCCTTGTATTTACTTCGCCAGTCGGGAGTAAAAGGTAACTGGTTGGGACTATTCGGATCAAACGGAATTGCTTTGAGAAAGAGAGGAGTGGATCAGGCGTTTCGGGTGGAGCAAAGTATGGTAATGCGTTTGAAGTAGATATGATTATATGGTTTAAATGATAGTTTGTAATAAACGGGATCAAACTTAAGTTTCAAAAAAAACACCTGGCAAGCTGTAGCGCGGCTTTATTTTTCTTCAATGTAATATCTTTGCTGCACACGATATCAAATAAAACGTATACTTCTGCATCAAACGCAACGACTATGAAAAAAATAAAACTACTGGCGCTGCTATGGCTACTTGCTGCCACGCCGCTGCTGGCACAGAACTACAAGACAGGCATTGGCCTTCGGGGCGGCTACGTTTCCGGGCTCACCGTTAAGCACTTTGTCAATGGCACGAGCGCCCTGGAGGGCATTATCTCCCCGCGCTGGGAAGGGCTTCTCATTACCGGGCTGTACGAGAAGCATACCACCGCCTTTCAGGTAAAGCAACTGCAGTTCTATGGTGGCATTGGGGCACACGTGGGGCTGTGGAATTTCCCGGACCACAAGCACAGACACCATCCCTGGTTCCACCATGACGACCATGACCACGACCACGATCATCATCGGGTGATCGGGGCAGACCTGGTGATGGGGCTGGAGTATACTTTCAATGAGATACCTTTTACCCTTGGGGCGGATTGGAAGCCGGCCATCAACCTCATTGGTCACCAGGGTGTGTGGCTGGGGGATGTGGCCCTGAACTTACGCTTCCTGATCAGCAGGTAAGGCTCCCTTGTTTTGGCAACATGCATTTCGGGTTGTTTGCCATAGGCAATTAAAGCAGGCTCCTTCGCAAAGGAGCCTGCTTGCGTTACAGAAAATAAGACCGTTCGCGGTTAAATGTGTGGGCTACAGCTTTAAGACAGCTGCCGATACCTGTATCAGCAACGCTGACTCTTTACGTATACAGGGTTCCTTTTACCCGCTGGCGACGGAAAGTGCGCACTTAAGCCGGGTAACAATCCGTTATGCTAGAGGAGGCAAAGGAAGCTTAAAGTGTTGGCACCCTCCCGAAGTGGCAGCTGCACCCATGTAGCGTACTGGTAACAGATGCTGCCGGCAGCGCAGGCTGTCACCTTCCGTTTCCCCACACGATACGTCGCCGTTACGAATCTTAAATTTAAATTCAGAGCATCATGTTTAAATATACTTACCGCTACTTCCTGTTTTTTCTGCTACTTCTGGCTGGCTGTAAGGAGTCTGAGGTGATGCCGCGGAACTCGCTTACCCTAGAGGAGGAGCAGTTGCTGCTGGGCAACCCCAGCGGCGCTACAGCCGAAAAGAGCAACCAGAGCAATTACCTGATTACAAAGCCGCAGTACGTGCTTTCCTACAGCCGTGAGCGCGGAACGCCTAACTGGGTAAGCTGGCACGTGACCCAGGACTGGCTGGGCACAGCCGACAGGCAGGATGATTTCCGGGCAGATCCCGCCTTGCCAGAGGAATGGTACCACGTTACGGCCAGCAGCTACCGGGGCAGTGGCTTCGATCGGGGACACAACACACCCTCCGCAGACCGGACCAAAACCGCCGCGGACAACTCTGCCACCTTCCTGATGACCAACATGATACCGCAGGCCCCGAAAAGCAATCAGGAGTTGTGGGCGAACCTCGAGGATTATACCCGTGGTCTGGTACGGCAGGGCATGGAGGTGTATGTGGTGATGGGCAGCTACGGCAGGGGCGGCACAGGTAGCAACGGCAGCGCCAAAACCATCGACAACGGCAGAATTACTGTGCCCAGCCGCATCTGGAAAGTGCTGGTGCTGCTGCCAGAGGGCAACAATGATCTGGAGCGGATTGACAGCTCCACGCGCGTGATAGCGGTAGACACACCCAACACCAACACTGTTCGCACAGACTGGGGAACGTACCGCACCACCGTAGATGCCATTGAGGAGGCTACCGGTTACAACCTGCTCTCCAGGCTTCCGGAAAAGGTGCAGCAAGTGTTGGAGAGCCAGGTGGATAAGGGATTAACGCGGTGATGCCTTGGCAAGTATAACTGACACGAAAGGAGGCAAAAAGATGAGTGATAAAGAGATTGACGCTGCTACAGCTAGCTTGCTGAGAGAACTGCGCCAGCTTTCGGAGGGCCTGTGGTACGTAAGCGAGACAGACGCACCGCTGGAGGTGGTGCAGTATCCTGCTCAGGGCGAGAAAGAGTTAACTCACGCACAACTTGCGGATTGGGCAGGTAAGCCAGCCGGTGCAACGGTGGAAAAAGCGGAGCTTCCTTATTTCTTCAGAAACATGACGAAGGAAAGTGAGGGTGCGACAGAAGAGGAGCGGCGGGATGCTCAGCGCTTTCAGGAGTTACAGCGCTTTCTGGAGCAGCACCTGCAGCACGTGCAGGTATACCGGGTGGGACAACGAAGTATCACAGCCTTCATACTTGGGGAGGCCCCGGCGGGTAACCTGGTCGGGCTTAAAACGGAGCTGGTAGAAACGTGAGACCGGTAGCAACATGTAGATTCCTTTTAACATAAATTAAGGATAGTGCAGTGAACAATAGTGACGCTACTTTAGGTTATATTTAATGACTGACAGGCCATCTAATGAGTTAACGTGCAGCTAAAAAACTAATGCCTTACGTTTAGAAACAGCACCGTGAAAAGAACTATTTACTTCATCCTTATACTAGTTTATACTTGCCTGGGCAGCGCCAGCGCCAGTACGGGGCAACGTACCATCGAGGCACAACCCGACACTTTTCCTGTGCCGAAGAACATAAAAGGC
Above is a window of Pontibacter akesuensis DNA encoding:
- a CDS encoding TonB-dependent receptor: MALFCFAHTAWAQELEKASVSGNVSASTGEALAGVTVVLKETGIGTATNADGEFEVAGITPGNYVLQFSFVGFETQEKAVQLKASQRETVSINLREKSFEVKGVEVIGKSAARLLNEQAYAVTAVSTKELQNSVADARQVLNRVSGVRVLEEGGLGSNLSFTLNGFSGDQVKFFLDGVPMGSFGTSLRLSDIPVNTIERIEVYKGVVPVWLGTDALGGAVNIITNKKSNFLDASYSIGSFNTHRLSLNGARTNPKTGFTVRANANYNYSDNNYRVWVPITAGNNVVDSAEVERFHDRYRSGNMMLETGLVNKKYADQLLVGVIAAANDQQVQTGTTMSSVYGGIVRNSRSLVPTLKYSKDNLLVDGLNVSLYSAYSITESQIIDTLSGVTYNWRGEATYVPGSNDAENPSRKATFTTLYDNELNSQLNAGYAISPKHSLAINYALTNFHRKAFDTEDPDKIQNKFPNTLSKQVVGVAYKYDPTEKWSTTLFSKLYLLRAKTSKEYDFGTDTRRVASYENSNKSFGYGVATSYFLLPQLQLKASYEHTYRMPWASEIFGDGLFVLPNPELGPEQSDNFNAGAAYGFKLSQDHQFNIESSFIYRKAKDLIYQVVSGSPETYYSNLSKTRTLGVEGSMKYAWRDILHLGGGATFQDITDQAETVFSLYSGYQRNFQQGYRLPNTPYFFANANAGFTFRNALAKESVWNVNYYYNFVEQYFLSWAKLGSRDSKKIIPTQSSHNLEISCSLSQGKYNISAEVRNLTDARLYDKYYLQKPGRAFYLKVRYVL
- a CDS encoding DUF4374 domain-containing protein; its protein translation is MFSIKKARQLALPILSLCASVAFTSCDSESDNPTPVEANPFVVSLAVAGSDGVFTYYTVPFEDVMSGTLSAVGQGVEQPGYYEFTQFDNTIYSIGGLDNKDVVGISQGEDGQLQRIGNVSFESGLADLIEVDANTLLGLELSSGSDMVKFHTIDANAVTVTNTRQRPVSDITNLRVPAYAGMRISGNHLFLSYYISDPATFNTAYTDKAQVAVYTYPGLEFVKVIEDERTGPIGGFNTKSGLIKDEKGDIYALSHSNPANGYSQTTRDGGILRIRSGEAAFDQNYFFDVEEVTGGKNIAHLKYLGNGKALAEINTAANTDQVRWSDGPLRTAIVDLYNKTVTYIDGIPEHPGHGRRLSALHNESFVYMAIQHNDKRNFVYKIDLQNNTATKGAEVNANFVAGFFRL
- a CDS encoding PPC domain-containing protein; this translates as MPVTIRKQARLKYIPILLLVFTVLFCKGPEPEPSPNPTPASGIIDKVALQTGEILLHGSTPELIMAPNEQTSVTISQMSLNSIDSSPKNIALNSSDPNVVTVTSEGKVKAVSNGSAFIVGSDKEGNKAVFSVTVRTNDLPALTEPVFSNFDKPILIVNMEKAESVKPIILNRLGQPLQVPYSLGFQSGNTSKDVAENSPPNYPQEGIYNLAVKAGDKELVGNTPVILYTPSKSSLAEIKPRMIGASLEWGRYPSHFNRNGLQSQPVRGLVYRLIPKTSNGRVELLLNISEEDVTVETEDNTVISANGSTITSVKAGIGKWRVKQEDYIGPWKNSQVFYDFSGDWICSNNKKGFSIHMEVPEVVGRIYHRGVQGNYTAFFQLYELWANWYIQRDLAKAQFVNLVTKEVSKISNAKIGPLSACTICSYPTELQRQGWSYGELHTSYDNTRGVLTYINDDEFMMADGTLNGPIFKRGKVDLANPTNVPTSVVTTTPASIDAVSAVLGGTVSGSPEIVERGIIIDTTPNLTVERRNTFQEGAGNGEFVTKVSGFSADTRYYVNAYAKSATGVITYGNELSFKTTGTGPGTGAGPGAGTGPGTGTGTSKEIIVDTELKGEAYEKVGFSFTLPAGVKTMEIRTVESATAYWNTADLFVRKGSAPVVAGPKPPTWTPAYSWTADCHSTEPNRSEEVCPFTNPGAGTWYVTLYGYNTYFRSRVIITITK
- a CDS encoding choice-of-anchor I domain-containing protein, with translation MCCIPSGPAPSASGQVYDSGGEVGKLLATASFYPDDRSDDKGAEPEGVAVGRVNDGTIAFVGAELADAVLVYDVSNPGRPEFLQVLRTGDAPEGIIFIPAGEGPGQRSLLVVRSENDGTVKVFEAGAMR
- a CDS encoding PepSY-associated TM helix domain-containing protein, which codes for MRKLNDWLHLWLGLGSGIVVFIVSITGCFYAFQQEIKDALEPWRFVEVQHKPFVPPSQLLDTAQTYMPGQTPTGLTYSNQEGAAAVGYEGLENGKHTFTAVFMNPYTGEFLQKQQALGEGQFDFFQFVLDGHRALWLPYEIGRPIVGIATLIFLVLLVTGLVMWWPRKWNKTNVKKSFNIKWNGSFKRVNYDLHNVVGFYSLLFAFVLAVTGLVWSFGWFADSLYYVTSGGEAMPVHSHPHSDVSRAGMASDTVSALDKAWYKTLAQEPDAQGFFMTPTLEHADDAIEVIAYQDHGSWYNRNEYYYDRYTLEHYRVKGDKYEEASFADQLYMLNYDIHIGAVWGLPGKVLAFFLSLICASLPVTGFLVWWNKKKKPKASITAADHQRKMKPQAGIAKV